The following proteins are co-located in the Hyalangium minutum genome:
- a CDS encoding recombinase family protein: MAKAYSYLRFSTPEQMKGDSHRRQSTLAQKYAVDHHLDLDDRLTFKDLGVSAFRGKNAGEDGQLGAFLAAVEAGKVEPGSYLLVESLDRISREAAWIALGTLTNILARGISLVTLYDGKVYSQASMTMNPMDLMLETTL, encoded by the coding sequence ATGGCCAAGGCGTACAGCTACCTGCGATTCAGCACCCCCGAGCAAATGAAGGGAGATTCCCACCGGCGGCAAAGCACCCTCGCCCAGAAGTACGCGGTAGATCACCACCTGGACCTGGACGACAGGTTGACGTTCAAGGACTTGGGGGTGAGTGCCTTCCGGGGCAAGAACGCGGGGGAAGATGGACAGCTTGGAGCCTTCCTCGCTGCCGTAGAGGCTGGGAAAGTGGAACCGGGTTCGTACCTGCTTGTTGAGAGCCTGGACCGCATCAGCCGCGAAGCAGCCTGGATTGCACTTGGCACCCTGACGAACATCCTTGCTCGGGGGATCTCGCTCGTGACGCTCTATGACGGGAAGGTCTACTCCCAAGCGTCGATGACGATGAACCCCATGGACCTCATGTTGGAAACGACCCTCTGA
- the kdpF gene encoding K(+)-transporting ATPase subunit F translates to MTFEYAAGAVLSVLLTAYLVYALLRPERF, encoded by the coding sequence ATGACCTTCGAATACGCGGCTGGCGCCGTGCTCTCGGTGCTGCTCACCGCCTACCTTGTCTACGCCCTGCTCCGCCCAGAGCGGTTCTAG
- a CDS encoding porin, with amino-acid sequence MALSPLPLVLCGVCTAQAASPAPQAEAGPAEVPPAVPVAQSPAPSLVEALASRLKVEAGVDAYYGFNFNRPVDAASFIPGTGTSAKRHNEFSLNLATLGASLEPAPVGFRLLLGYGTGMEVLHAGEPTGTAVGPDVWRFVQQASASFARGPLTLEAGIYPSHIGFESLQSQLNWTYTRSWMGELSPYYQTGLKGTWRFSDAWSAQLHLINGWQNIGENNPGKALGTQVAYAGERLSASFNTFIGEEGPEGSDGLRLFGDGVATYKVTDAFSLGFTADVGTQRVPEAGTALWYAAALSARVQLSEPVAVAARAEFFKDRDGLISGTAQMLSEGTLTLEVKPAEHLTLKLEARHDRSTEDVFAGHGKMEDGAPTSKPSQTLLIGGVTAFF; translated from the coding sequence ATGGCGCTCTCCCCGCTCCCTCTCGTGTTGTGCGGCGTGTGCACCGCGCAGGCGGCATCCCCTGCTCCGCAGGCGGAAGCTGGCCCAGCCGAAGTGCCGCCCGCCGTACCTGTCGCGCAGTCTCCTGCACCGTCTCTTGTCGAGGCGCTCGCTTCCCGCCTGAAGGTGGAGGCCGGAGTCGATGCGTACTACGGCTTCAACTTCAACCGGCCCGTGGATGCAGCCAGCTTCATTCCAGGCACGGGTACCAGCGCCAAGCGCCACAACGAGTTCTCCCTCAATCTCGCCACGCTGGGCGCGAGCCTGGAGCCAGCGCCGGTGGGCTTCCGCCTCCTGCTGGGCTACGGCACGGGCATGGAGGTGCTCCACGCGGGTGAGCCCACGGGCACCGCGGTGGGACCGGACGTGTGGCGCTTCGTGCAGCAGGCCTCGGCTTCGTTCGCCCGGGGACCGCTCACACTGGAGGCTGGCATCTATCCCAGCCACATCGGCTTCGAGTCGCTGCAGTCTCAGCTCAACTGGACGTACACACGCTCGTGGATGGGCGAGCTGTCGCCCTACTACCAGACCGGTCTCAAGGGCACCTGGCGCTTCAGCGATGCGTGGAGCGCGCAGCTCCACCTGATCAACGGTTGGCAGAACATCGGCGAGAACAACCCCGGCAAGGCACTGGGTACGCAGGTGGCCTACGCGGGCGAGCGCCTGTCCGCCTCGTTCAACACCTTCATCGGCGAGGAGGGCCCTGAGGGCAGTGACGGCCTGCGTCTGTTCGGCGACGGAGTGGCCACCTACAAGGTGACGGACGCCTTCAGCCTGGGTTTCACCGCGGACGTGGGCACGCAGCGCGTTCCGGAGGCCGGTACGGCCCTCTGGTATGCCGCCGCGCTCAGCGCCCGCGTGCAGCTCTCCGAGCCGGTGGCCGTGGCCGCCCGCGCTGAGTTCTTCAAGGATCGCGACGGCCTCATCAGCGGCACCGCGCAGATGCTCTCCGAGGGCACTCTCACCCTGGAGGTCAAGCCCGCCGAGCACCTCACCCTCAAGCTCGAGGCGCGCCACGACCGCTCGACCGAGGACGTCTTCGCGGGCCACGGGAAGATGGAGGACGGCGCGCCCACGTCAAAGCCTTCCCAGACGCTCCTGATCGGCGGCGTCACGGCCTTCTTCTAG